The stretch of DNA gatgaagaattgaaataaataaggTAGCTGTGTCGGACGCGAGGTTGGTGAAAGtggccaaaaaaaacaaaaagacttgGACGCCAATTTGTTTTGTAGACGACGTTCGTTAACGGATTTGTGTCCATTATTCATAAATGTTTATtctttactattttgttttaattttttgtttttattcttttattgttttttgttaatttctggTTGAGTATTGGTTTTGTTTATAGATTGGAACAGCCGACACAAACCTTTCAATGAGAATCAATGTGTTACACCAAattatcttcattttttttttgtttaatgagtggatttttctttctttctttaatgtACAATTGGCAAACGACTGGTGAGTGTAATAATATATGGGAGTAAATCCAAATATATGAAaggttgaaatattttttaactttctaaaataGGTTTTAATGAATGTGGATTTCTAAAGCGAATTATGATGAGTTTTATAATACTATGATGTAAGAAGGTGATGAACCGACgatgagtgatgatgatataGTGCTAAATGAGGAAAATAACGAGTAAGAAATCAACAGCTTTGGTTTGGACAAAAGCTCTCTCCCACATTTAGTACACCTACATTATATGACAGCTAATAATAATCAATATGTTTAGttatgatataaaaataatcgcaatttggtttatgaatacttcatagtttttttttttttttttttttttttaaNNNNNNNNNNNagttattttattttgaagaataCATGTAATTGACATCAACGTAAGAGTTTAGTAGTatatatggttatatattcaccGTTGAATAGTAATTAATCCCATAGTTAACAGATGAAAACACATTTTCAAAACATACATAAAACAACGTACGTAGCACACAATAATTTCCCTTGCAGTGCATGAGATTACAACGTCAAGACAATAATAACACTATTAAACCTCATTATTAATGgatacaaacttttttttttatcaactgattttatatatatgttacttaTTTGTTGGAACGGTCATACAAGATTACATTCATTATCCACCATTTCCCAAAAAACAGCAGTTGCTAAGTTAGTTgggggtattggtttgagatttgaatagagttttaaagattttagatgttatgtagaatctgttgttattagaacAAGactttgttaaactctgttaaagtttagtgttattagtttgtgatttgtaaaaagtcatttaaaatcttcagaaatttgggttattggattcagacttttataaagtcattaaaagttttgtgttattcaattaaaacaaaagaatctaggattgttaatgagttcaattattatgttattggttcatgattttaaaaactttctttagaaaataaagtcatggaaagtatcacaaaaatacagggattgtttggagactttacaagattttagaaaactaatccaCAAAACTCTCTATCAATCTTCAACAATcattcacttattcacttttaatgattttattgaactcttaaaaaatcttcataaatctcaaaccaataccaccccctAAACCTCTTTACATAATAGACTTTGTTGTAATGTGATAACTGATACTGGATTGGGCCTGGAGTACTGCAGAAAATAATGGTAAAGCCCATACCTTATATATTAGGCTCGAGCAGAATCCAACGGAGATTGGACTGCTGATTGCTTTAACTGTGACTGCGACTTGCCTTTCTTCTGCACCGTTATTTTAAGGGACTTGTGTTGTGTGGTAACCCTTTGGCCACATCATGCTTGAAATGAATGGTATCTACNACAATCTTCAACAATCATTCATTtgttcacttttaatgattttattaaactcttaaaaaatcttcataaatctcaaaccaataccttGTTTCTGTTAAGGAAACctgaaatttacaaaaaagaGTTTAAACTCTATACTATCCAAAAGACCAATCCTAGCTACCCAAAGGATGAAACCTTCTCACCGTCAAACACTTGATACATCCACGTTAGATGACTAGACGTAACATACGGCTATAACCTGTACTCACTTGTGACATAACCAGTACtcacttgtgagttgtgacgcTCTGTGGCTGTGGGATGAGATGAGCTCCTCTATTAGCTTTTGGATACAAACAAGTGACATAACCAGTACtcacttgtgagttgtgacgcTCTGTGGCTGTGGGATGAGATGAGCTCCTCTATTAGCTTTTGGATACAAACTAAAGTGGAGTTTCTAATGTTAGTAGTGGATATAATTGCGAATTACCTTTTCTAATAAATCCCATAAGGCCAGCCATAGTCTAGCGAAAACCTCTTCAGCAACTAGCGGGTTTAATAAACCTCTTTGTAAACTAGAGGGTTATTAAAAAACGGCAAGATGTTCGATCAAAACGTCACGGAGTGCCAAAcctttaaaagagaaaattgcTTTCAAGGTTCTTCTCTCAGTATCAACGGAGTTGAAACAGTTCTTCTTCTACTCAGAGATCCAATTTCGTGCCCATTCTCGTCTCTATTTTGATGTTCAAAGTTTTGATCTTCGAGAAATTTGCAAAGATCTAGAGTGTTGAAAAACCCTGGGATGTGAGTTAAAcggagaaccaaaaaaaaacaatggcgaAAGCGTCGACGAGCGTTTGGGTCACAATGCAAAGGAAGAGATGGGCTATGGTGGTTTTACTGTTTGTATCTGTATCAACAGTTGGTGTAATCCTCGTGAGATCTAGCTTCGAATCCTGTAGCTATAGCGGCCAATTcgtgaaggagaagaatgaaGTTAACAGCGCCACGAAGTTTCAATCGAATCCTCTAGGTTTCATGAAATCAAAGCTTGTTTTGTTAGTTTCTCATGAGTTATCACTCTCAGGTGCTGATTTGATTCTCCTTTTTTGATCTGGGTTCTCGaaaaatttcaactttttttctgAAGGGATGATTGGTTTTGTGTGACAAAAAGGTGGACCTTTGCTGTTAATGGAATTGGCGTTTTTGTTAAGAGGAGTTGGTTCTGATGTTGTTTGGATCACTAATCAGAAACCAGTTGAGGCAGATGAAGTTATCTACAGTCTAGAGCACAAGATGTTGGATCGTGGAGTTCAGGTTCTCTTAGTTTCTACCATTAGACTGCttaatttgttgtaaaaatGTTGTCTTGAGCTTCTTCGTAGTTCTTTGGGGGGGTTTTTGGTGTTAACGTGAGCTTTCTTGACTCCAGGTGATCTCTGCAAAGGGTCAGGAAGCCATAGATACTGCTCTGAAGGCTGATTTGATTGTACTAAATACTGCTGTGGCTGGGAAATGGCTGGATGCTGTTCTCAAGGAGAATGTTGTAAAAGTTCTACCTAAGATCCTTTGGTGGATTCATGAGATGAGAGGACACTATTTCAATCCAGATTTGGTCAAACACCTCCCTTTTGTTGCAGGGGCAATGATTGATTCTCACGCAACTGCTGAGTACTGGAAAAACAGAACTCAGGCTCGCCTAGGGTTCGTTTCCTCCTATACAGTAAACTCAGTTGgattcacttattttttttgcttcttgtagCTTAACACTGTTCTATGAATGTTGGAATACAGGATTAAAATGCCCAAAACTTATGTGGTGCACCTAGGAAATAGCAAGGAATTGATGGAAGTAGCTGAAGATAGTGTTGCCAAGAGAGTTCTCCGTGAGCACGTCCGAGAATCTCTTGGAGTTCGGAATGAAGACTTACTCTTTGGCATTATTAATAGTATGCCATCTTCTtatgtctttcttttctcaGTTTCCTGAGGAGTATCATCTATTTAATAAGGAGTAAGAGTTTACTtgagtttgttattattttcagGTCTATCACGAGGAAAAGGCCAAGACCTGTTTCTCCGAGCCTTCCACGAAAGTCTTGAaacaatcaaagagaagaaacttcAGGTACCAACAATGCATGCAGTAGTTGTAGGAAGCGACATGAGCCGGCAGACAAAGTTCGAGACTGAACTACGCCACTTTGTCCAAGAAAAGAA from Camelina sativa cultivar DH55 chromosome 9, Cs, whole genome shotgun sequence encodes:
- the LOC104713191 gene encoding uncharacterized protein LOC104713191, whose amino-acid sequence is MAKASTSVWVTMQRKRWAMVVLLFVSVSTVGVILVRSSFESCSYSGQFVKEKNEVNSATKFQSNPLGFMKSKLVLLVSHELSLSGGPLLLMELAFLLRGVGSDVVWITNQKPVEADEVIYSLEHKMLDRGVQVISAKGQEAIDTALKADLIVLNTAVAGKWLDAVLKENVVKVLPKILWWIHEMRGHYFNPDLVKHLPFVAGAMIDSHATAEYWKNRTQARLGIKMPKTYVVHLGNSKELMEVAEDSVAKRVLREHVRESLGVRNEDLLFGIINSLSRGKGQDLFLRAFHESLETIKEKKLQVPTMHAVVVGSDMSRQTKFETELRHFVQEKKLESFVHFVNKTLTVAPYIAAIDVLVQNSQARGECFGRITIEAMAFKLPVLGTAAGGTMEIVLNGTTGLLHNAGKEGVTPLAKNIAKLAMQVELRLTMGKNGYERVKEMFLEHHMSHRIASVLREVLQHAKAHALR